Part of the Triticum urartu cultivar G1812 chromosome 2, Tu2.1, whole genome shotgun sequence genome, CTATTTTTCCTTACCTTTTCCTTTTTGACAAAATAAAAACGATAAGGAGTCATTGTTTGTTCATAGCGATGATAGATTTCTTTAACATTCCCGTATGTTCTTAACTACATTATCAAGAAATTTTGTGCACTAATTCCCGCTGCAACGCACGGGGAAATTATCTAGTTTCTATAAGTGAAACTGACGAAAGAAAGGCAAATTTAAGCACCCTTCAAAATTAGGGGTATATCTGAGTAGTAGGATCCAGTTAggggcatagatgtaaatgtTCCTAAATTTTTGCATGGCATGTCTGAATTTAAATGCTTCCCTCCTACATGTGAGGCACGTCTCTAACTTGTTCGATTTGTTTACCACATATTTCACCAAATTCAGATATTGACATTTGTTGGTTTAGCTTTGGTTGCTCAATTTTTGAATGGGAAGGCTTGGAATTGTAATATCACATGATCATTTTTTTTAACCAATGGCCATGCATATTTTGTAAATGTCTGATCAACACAAAATAACCTCGGCGCAGCAAAGCACGGAATATGGTATCCCGGACTTTATTTCTCATTTTATTGTAAACGATCTCGCTGTTATTTAAGAAATAAAGGTTTTTCCTTGTCAAAAAAAAGCACTCGACTGGTACTAGTTTGTGTTTTTCTAGGGACAGTTTGTGCTAATCTTTTTTTTTGAGGGTTGATCGATAGGCTACACGTCTTGCACGGAATATTCCATCGAGCGGTGCTTCACAAGTTGGACTTCTGCTTCACAAAATCCAAGGTGGGTCCCACATCGCCAGTGACTCGCACACACCTTCCAGCTGGTCGTAAGGGTAACCTTTTTTCTCCACGTCCACCCCGCGCTTCGCTCGGCGTCCCCGGCAAAATGCACCCCAAAACCccgcttctcctcctcctcttcttcgcCGCCGGCGAGGCCGCGGGGACCACCCTCACGGCCACCCCGGCGAAGCTCACCCAATCCGACCAAGAAATCAAGATCCGGTGGTCCGACCTCCCGTCCCCGGATGGCCTCGACCACGTGGCGATCTACTCCCCGCCGTCCTCCAGCGACCGCGACTTTCTCGGCTACATCTTCCTCAATGGCTCCACCTCCTGGCGCAGCGGCCGAGGAGAGCTCACCATCCCACGGCTGCCCAACCTGCGGGCGCCCTACCAGTTCCGCCTCTTCCGCTGGCCTGCCAAAGAGTACTCCTACCACCACGTCGACCACGACGGCAACCCGCTCCCCCACGGCCGCCACCGCGTCGCCCTCTCCGGCGAGGTCGCTTTCGCGGGCTCGGCCGCGCGGCCCGAGCAGGTGCACCTCGCGTTCGCCGATAGGGCCGACGAGATGCGGGTGATGTTCGTGTGCGCGGACGCCGGAAAGAGGGCTGTCAGGTACGGGCttgagaaggaggaggagaagggctGGGCGGAGGTGGGCACGGAGGTGAGGACGTACGAGCAGAAGCACATGTGCGACGCGCCGGCGAACGACAGCGTAGGGTGGAGGGATCCGGGCTTCGTCTTCGATGGCCTCATGAATGGGTTGGAGCCCGGAAGGAGGTACTTTTACAAGGTAAACCAGAGATTGAATTCCCCACAAGAAAATACCCAGAGATTGAACCTGCAAAAAACTAATTTTATCAATCGTGATAGCAATTTTGCTCCATCAATCTGGCTTAGAAGCTCAGATGCATTTAGAGATTGATGTTCGTGTGCATAGGATTCGAGTCTGGGTGTGAGCTAGAGAATATTTCTCGTTTCAGAAGATAGTTCAACCTATGTAGACCTACAGGTAATTGCAAAGCAGCTCCACCATTTTAACCGCCCTTGAAGCTAAGGTGGTCCTGAACCTGTGAACCACAGTTAGACCCTTCAAATATAATTCTACATCAGTACTACTCATAATAGAAAATATTCGCCAAAAAGGTGAAATATATGCTTTaaacaagtactccctccgtaccaAAATATATGCTTTAAAGGTCTTATATTTTGATACAGAGGGAGTATAAGGACAGCCTAGGCCACACTCGTAGATCATCTGAATTGGCGTCGAAGTCAAAAATCAATGTAATCGTTGACAAATTAATGCCATACAACCTCCAATCAACATACCTTAAGTACACATATTCAGAACATACCACATTACAGAATTGCATACTGAGTTCTAGGGATGTATCAAAACTTTCAGAAAAAACGGCCCAACACATCAGTTTTCATCGGCACCAAAAGGGAGCACACCCAAATAATGCTTAAAGTTTCCAAACACAATATAGGGTGGGATCATTAAATCAGGATTGTTAATATATTATATAATACGATAAAATTAATGACGTGAAGTTCTGTATCAGTGTGATCACAATCTTTAGGAGCAATAGCTAGTATATAAAAATGTCATCCTTTTGAGTTGTGATGGAAAGAACTACATACAATTCATTCAAACAATACCATCTTATGAAACAAAATTCTCAACATTTCCTACGCATTTGATCAACAAATCTCCAGAACATGATGTAGTattaactactccctccgttccaaattactcgtcgtaactaaaaccacgacgagtaatttggaacggagggagtattaaacAAGATGTGAAAACAAATTATAAGCGGTTGTATCTCTCTGGCTTACCGTCTATGCTCAGTCCTCTCATAAAAATTAAGGCCGTCGAAGACATAGTCTAGGCCATAAGCCTAACAAGCTGGCCTGTGGGGCAAGCTAAGCTAGCCCAACAGCAGCAAACAATTGTtatctacatgttcagcatgtaTTTTCTCTTTAGCTAACTGAGCTATTTTTGGTAGGTCGGTAGTGACCCGGGAGGATGGAGCAAGACATACAGCTTTATTTCACGTGACAGTGAGGCCAATGAAACCATTGCTTTTCTCTTCGGTGATATGGGCACTTATGTACCATATAACACCTACATCCGCACACAAGATGAGAGCTTGTCAACGGTGAAGTGGATCCTCCGTGATATTGAAGCCCTTGGAGATAAGCCTGCATTTATTTCGCACATTGGGGACATCAGTTATGCCAGAGGCTATGCTTGGGTGTGGGACCATTTCTTCAGCCAGATTGAGCCTATTGCAGCCAATACTCCATACCATGTCTGCATAGGAAATCATGAGTATGACTGGCCTTCACAACCTTGGAAACCTTCGTGGTCTACATATGGAAAGGATGGTGGAGGTGAATGTGGAATACCATACAGTGTCAAGTTCAGGATGCCTGGGAATTCTGTTTTACCTACTGGCAATGGAGCTCCGGACACACGGAATCTCTATTACTCTTTTGATTCAGGTGTCGTGCATTTTGTATACATGTCGACTGAAACTAATTTCGTTCAGGGCAGCGACCAACACAATTTCCTAAAAGCTGACCTGGAGAAGGTGAACCGAAGTAGAACCCCATTTGTTGTGTTTCAGGGCCACCGGCCCATGTATACCTCGAGCAACGAAGCCAGGGATTCTGCCATGAGACAGCAGATGATCCAGCATCTTGAACCGCTCTTGGTGATGTACAATGTGACCCTTGCCCTGTGGGGACATGTCCATAGGTATGAGAGGTTCTGCCCCATGAAGAATTCACAGTGTCTGAACACATCATCAAGCTTCGTATACCCTGGTGCCCCTGTTCATGTTGTGATCGGGATGGCCGGACAAGACTGGCAACCGATCTGGCAACCAAGGCGTGATCATCCAGATGTTCCCATCTTTCCGCAGCCTGGGATCTCCATGTACCGTGGTGGTGAGTTCGGGTACACAAAACTGGTAGCTACCAGGGAGAAGCTAACACTGATGTATGTCGGGAACCACGACGGACAAGTCCATGACATGGTGGAGATGTTCTCTGGACAAACATCTACTGAAGCTAGCGCTACTGAGGCGGTCAATCAAACAAAGCTCAGCTCGGGAACCAGCACCAAGCTGAAGATTTCCCCATTATACTTGGAAATTGGAGGTAGTGTGATGTTGGCATTGCTGCTTGGTTTTGCCTTGGGATTTCTCCTCAGGAAGAAGAGAGAAGCCGCACAATGGACTCCGGTGAAGAACGAGGAATCCTAAGGATCATAGATATTCTCCCTTCGCCTTCAGATACCGTCTGAGACGAATCAGACCGCGCATCAACACAGTAATGTCACTTCTCAACATTTTTTAGGTTCTGTACGTAGCGCTGTGTTTCCTAGCAGATACAGTGTTTAGGTGTGGTGTGGCTGCGTTTGTATATGCCAGGCCTGGGCAACACAGCTTTCTCCCTCCAGTGTACAATAGTCATCCGAAATAAGCAACACGTACGATCTTCACATTATGGTAGTGTTGGTTAGTGAGAATGGTTGACCTGTATCATAATGTAACACGATCCATTTGTCACTATTGTGATCATTGTTGCTCTTTTATGCCAGCTGGTTCATCTATGGCACAACATCATACTATATTAAACAAAATCAAAATAGGCATCAATGAAAAAATGCATGTGTGCATACACTGCAAACAATTGTTAAACTATTGGATGCAGTGTGGATGTGGGTGTGGCCTGCTGGTGAGAGCAAGCTTCTCCACTAACAAGATACTGCCAAATTATTGCAACTCCCGCCATCAAAGAAGATACGGACAACATGCAGTTTGACAACCCCTGCTGTTCGGAACAGATTGTGTCACggatttactccctccgttcctaaatacttgtctttctaggcattttgtatgtagtagtcatttgaaatgtctagaaagacaaatatttaggaacggagggagtagttgatTACGGTCATGCATGCCATATGGTCAGCCCGCAACCAATGGACACACGATCAGGTTCCGTTTGTTCCTATTCATTTGGTGAAGAAGGTCATGGATGATCTGCTACTGCTTGATATGCCTACACATAAACACAACATCCCTGATGATCAATGTTGGAGGTGTGTGACGTTGGATGGGTAAAAAtcaacactgatgagccagcaacAATGAAGCTCACAtgggaggtggtggtggtgtggttcAATCTCACCTGGCCTTCATGGGAGCTTGGAGTAAACCCTTCATTGGGGTCACTGATCTGCTGATTGTTGAAGCGATGGCCCTATCGGAGACTGTTATTTTTGCGCAACTCCGGGGCTTCTCACATATGGTGATGAAAGTGGACTGCTTATAGGTTGTTAACCTCTGGTTTTCGCACAACAATTCTCGTTCTATTGTAGCACCTATCCGGAGAAATTGTCaagttttatttccttttctgttagACATGTCCTGTGGGATGTTAATAGTTTGGCGAACCTATGTGCCAACTGCCAAGCATGTGTGTTCCTTGTCGGTTTCTGAATGCTAGCTAGAGAAATGCCTGACTTTTCTTGTTAGCAGCCTTAGAGCTGATTGTAACAGGACCTTGTTAAAGCAATAAAGCTGCCCAAATTTTCATGGCAAAACAAAGTAAGACGGAATAAATGTATGATAATATCATACTCTTTTTAATCTACAATGGTCTGGAATTCGATTTAATCACCAAACAAATCTTAGCCATCATAGCCTCGCCACCCCCTTGAAAACTGCAATGAATAACACCAATTTGTAGCTCTTGATAGTATTATTGATGACCAGCAATGACGTAATGCGCTGGACAGATATACTGCAACGGATCAAACTAGTTTGGATGTTATGGTCTATCCTTTTTCGCTTTCTTGTGGATGATAGACATTGAAAAACTTAGGCAATATAAACTATGGAAAACTGAAAAATCTCACCGCCTCTGCCACGTGATCACATTATGGGTGTCTAGATCTTTTAACGAGAGGCGCTCGTTCGATATAATTGACAATATACCGTCGGCAGAGGCAATGGGTGTAGCTCTTGTAGAATGCCCTTATCGTTAGTGGCTTACAGATGCGAAGATGCTATATCTAAATGcaaattgcgaagaagaagcatacGACAAAAACATTATTCTAATCCTGCAAAAAGGCATTATTCGAGTCATCGAGCCTTTGGCCGGCTAAAGAGATGAATGTGCATAATGTTTTCCTTGAATCAGACTCCCAAGCGGCAACGCGAAAGATCTCGGAACAGAACAAGGACCTCTTAGCTTTGGGTGACGTGGTGCAGGAGATCAAGACAGTGCTTCAAACTTTTGACGAGTTTAAAATGAGCTGGGTGCGACGTAAGGCTAATTACGTAGCACACATTTTTGGCATCATGTAAAACTTGGTTTCAGGTGTCATCCGTAAGCAGTGGCGAATCTAGACAGAAATTGAAGGGTGGGTTCAAAGCCTGTATCATGCAAATATCTGTTGGGTTGGGTTTGCAAGTGGCTGAGTTAAGCCTTGAAACTAGTAGTAAAAAACTTTTTTACAGTGCTGGAGGGGGGGCTCAAGCCTGTTAAAGCCCTGTAGATTCGCCCCTGCCGGTAAGTATTGTTTCGGTGGTAGCCTCGGAGTTTGCTGCATTTGAATAAAATGCAACGATTCCAACTCAAATAAAAAAAAGTGTGGTTCCATGCCAAAAAAATCGGCGCTCCCTGGTCCACAAATGGTCACTCTTAGTATATTTAGCTAGTTATTATATTCTAACAGCTGTGTCCATATACTAGCAAAGATTTATTTTTTGAAAAAAGAAACACCAGTGGCAGGCCGTTGGAGAACGGTCATCCCTCCCCACGTCGTTATTTCCGCCGAGACCAAGGCGAACGCGTCGTGCCGGCCCGTCGCCGTCCTAGTCCTCCTCCTCGTTCTGATCGTCCCCGTTCTGATAGATAGACTAGCAACAAAACCGGCAAAGGCGTTGGCCTTGTAATCTCTCTTGCTATTGTTTTCACTTTACCAGAGCTCCT contains:
- the LOC125537545 gene encoding probable inactive purple acid phosphatase 2, which encodes MHPKTPLLLLLFFAAGEAAGTTLTATPAKLTQSDQEIKIRWSDLPSPDGLDHVAIYSPPSSSDRDFLGYIFLNGSTSWRSGRGELTIPRLPNLRAPYQFRLFRWPAKEYSYHHVDHDGNPLPHGRHRVALSGEVAFAGSAARPEQVHLAFADRADEMRVMFVCADAGKRAVRYGLEKEEEKGWAEVGTEVRTYEQKHMCDAPANDSVGWRDPGFVFDGLMNGLEPGRRYFYKVGSDPGGWSKTYSFISRDSEANETIAFLFGDMGTYVPYNTYIRTQDESLSTVKWILRDIEALGDKPAFISHIGDISYARGYAWVWDHFFSQIEPIAANTPYHVCIGNHEYDWPSQPWKPSWSTYGKDGGGECGIPYSVKFRMPGNSVLPTGNGAPDTRNLYYSFDSGVVHFVYMSTETNFVQGSDQHNFLKADLEKVNRSRTPFVVFQGHRPMYTSSNEARDSAMRQQMIQHLEPLLVMYNVTLALWGHVHRYERFCPMKNSQCLNTSSSFVYPGAPVHVVIGMAGQDWQPIWQPRRDHPDVPIFPQPGISMYRGGEFGYTKLVATREKLTLMYVGNHDGQVHDMVEMFSGQTSTEASATEAVNQTKLSSGTSTKLKISPLYLEIGGSVMLALLLGFALGFLLRKKREAAQWTPVKNEES